Genomic DNA from Streptomyces venezuelae:
CCGTCGAGCTGGGCGGCACCGGTGACCATGTTCTTCACGTAGTCCGCGTGGCCGGGCATGTCCACGTGCGCGTAGTGGCGGGTGTCCGTCTCGTACTCGACGTGCGCGATGTTGATGGTGATGCCGCGCTGCGCCTCCTCGGGGGCGCGGTCGATGCGGTCGAAGGACACGTACTGGGTGCTGCCTCCGGTGCCGCGCTCGCTGAGGACCTTGGTGATGGCGGCGGTCAGAGTGGTCTTGCCGTGGTCGACGTGGCCCATCGTGCCGATGTTGAGGTGCGGCTTCGTACGGACGTATGCGGTCTTGGACATGGCGGTTCCTTCTCCGGAACTCGAAGCTGTTGTCCCGGCCCGGCGGATGCGCGCGGTCGGGACGGGGACCCCGGGGGCCGGACCGACCCTCCCCCTCGGGGGTCCGCCGGAATGTCCGGGGAGGGTCAGCTTCGGGTGCCGCCGAAGGCGTCGGGTGCGAGGACGGCCGGTGTGGGGACGACCTGCGCGGGGACGGCAGCCTTCGCAGCGCCCGCGACTGCGGGCGTGGCTGCGAGGAAGGCGTACCGGGACATGGCTCTGATCCTCACCGAAGAAAACGCCCACGTCGAACGATTTTCGCGCGAACGGCGCGCGCCCACGGACGAGTTGCCGCCGCCCCGACGTCAGAGCACCCGCGCGCTGCCCGCCCACACCGCAGGCGTACGCCCCGCCCAGGGACTCGCCTGTTCGAGCTGCCCGGCGAGCCGGAAGAGCAGCCCTTCCTCGCCGTACCCCGCGGCGAACTGCATGCCGATCGGCATCCCGGTCTCCGCGTCGGACGTCACCGGCACGGACATGGCGGGCGTGCCCGCGACGTTGAACACGGTGGTGAACGGCGAGCGGTCGTTGAGGCGCTCGATCCAGCCGTACCCGTCCAGGGTCTCCGCTCCCCGCCCGTACTCGCCGAGGAGCGGGGGCGGCTCCGGCACGGTCGGCGTGAGCAGCAGGTCGTACACGCCGAAGTACCGTGCCAGAGCGCGGGCGACGCGGTTGCGGACGGAGAGGGCGGCGACGAGCTGAGGGCCGGTGACCCGCTGCCCGTACCGGTGTCCGGCCAGGGTCACCGGTTCGAGGGTGGTGGAGTCGAGGGGCCTGCCGGACGCGGCGGCGAGCGCATCGAGGGAGGCGGCGAGGTTCGCCGTCATGATGCGGGCGTCGGCGAGCACGAACTCGTCCCAGTCGGCGCCGAGGTCGACCCGCACCTCGGCGACCCGGTGGCCGAGCGATTCGAGGAGCCGCACGGTCCGGGAGACCGCGTCGGCCACGGGCCCGGTGGTGCGGCGCCCGCCCCATGCCTGGGCGAGGACGCCGATGCGCAGCGGTCGGCTCGGGGGACGGCTGACTTCCTGCGCGTACGGCCTGGGCGGCTCAGGTGCGGAGTACGGGTCGCCCGGTTCCGGCCCGCGCATCCGGTCGAGCAGGACCGCGCTGTCGCGCACGGTGCGGCTGACGGTGCCCTGGACGCCGAGACCGTTGAAGATCTCGTCGAAGTCGGGACCCACGGAGACGCGGCCGCGGGTGGGCTTCAGCCCGAAGAGGCCGTTGTGGGCGGCGGGTATGCGGAGGGAGCCCGCGGCGTCCGTGGCGTGCGCGACGGGGACGATCCCGGCGGCGACGGCCGCACCGGCGCCGCCACTGGAGCCACCCGCACTCCTCCGCGGGTCCCACGGGTTGCGGGTCGGACCGTGCAACGCCGGCTCCGTGGTGATGCTGTAGGCCATCTCCGGTGTCGTGGTACGCCCGAACGTCACCAGTCCGGCTCGTCGCAGACGCACCATCAGCGAGGAGTCGGCGCTCGCGACGTGCCCGGCCGCGAGCCGGCTGCCCAGCTCCGTCCGCCGGCCGGCCATGGCGACCCCGAGGTCCTTGATCAGGAAGGGGACGCCGGCCAGCGGCGCGCCGCCGGGGGCCGGGGCGGGCTCGTCGTCGGTGGCCCATGTCTCGACGACGGCGTTGATCTCCGGGTTCACGGCCCGCACCGCTTCGCGGGCCGCGGCCATCAGTTCGCCGGGCGTCACCTCGCCCGCCGCCACCAGCTCCGCGAGCCCGACCGCGTCGTGGTTCACGTACTCCGAAACTCTCACTGCTGCCTCCTGCGTACCGAACGACCAGGGATACCGATGGGTACCACTCGATACCGTTCGGTATCGAGTGGGACGGACTGGTACCGTAACAGCCATGACGGCGACCACCAGCAGGCCGGGCAGAGTGGCCAAACTCCCGCCCCGCGAGCGCATCCTCGACGCGGCGGAGGAGCTCTTCCAGAGCGAGGGCATCCGGCGGGTGGGCGTCCAGGCGATCGCCGACCGGGCCGAGACGACGAAGGCGGCGATCTACCGGCACTTCGAGACGAAGGACGCACTGGTCGCGGAGTGGCTGCGGATCGTCGCCGCGGACTACCAGGCCGCGTTCGACCGCGTCGAGGCCGCGCACCCCGGCGACCCCAGGGAGCAGATCCTGGGTCTGGCCCGCTTCATCGCCGAGGGGCTGCCCACGCTCTCCTACCGGGGCTGTCCGTTCATCAACTCCCTCGCCGAACTCCCCGACCGATCACACCCGGCGCGGCAGGTCATCGAGGAGCACAAGGCCCGCCAGACCCGGCGGCTGGTCGCCATGTGCGAGGAAGCCGCTCTGCCCGACCCCGCGCAGACCGCGGCCGAGATCACGTTCCTGCTGGAGGGTGCGCAGGTCAGCACGCAGAACGGCAGCATCGACCGGGCCGGGGACCGTCTGACGGGCATCGTGGAAGCGCTCCTGGACCGATGCCGGGCGGCGGGGCCCTGAGGGGCCGTCAGAGGTTCTTCAGCGCTTCCCGCACCGAGAGCGGCGACAGCCGGTCCCGTTCTCGCTCCACGAAGGCGCGTACGGCCTCCGGGTCGGTCTTCGCGTACTCCCGCAGACACCAGCCGATGGCCTTCCTGATGAAGAAGTCGGGATGCCCCGACTGGCGTACGCAGTACGCGAAGAGCCGTTCCGTGTCGGTGTCCGCTCTGTGACGGAGCTGATGGAGGAGGGCCGTCCGGGCCACCCAGAGGTCGTCGTCCTCGATCCAGGCGTCCATGACGGTCCGCAGCTCCGGGTCCGCCGCGACCAGACCGCCGACCACGTGCGCGGCGAGCGCGTCGACCGTGCCCCACCAGGAGCGCGTCGTCACGAGATGCCGGACGACGGGCAGGAAACCGGACGAGCAGCGCTTCACATGACGGCGCAGACAGTCGACGGCGAAGTAGGCGTACTCCCGTTCGGGCAGTTCCCAGCAGCGCAGCGCGATCGCCGCACAGTCTTTTTCGTCGGGGCGCGGAGTGCCGGCGAGGACCGCGCGGGACAGGTCGCGGCGCACCGGCGAGGTCAGTCCGAGGAAGGGGGCGATGTCCTTCATGTACGCCCTCATCTGCGCGGACCGTTCCGGATCCGCCGCCTCCGCATAGGTCGCGACGAGCGGTTCGAGCACCGTGTCGGCGAGCTCGCTTCTCGGCACGGCGGTCGGGACTGTGACGCTCATGAGACGCACCATACGGCGATCAGTCACATGAGCCGGTTACTCTTCCCGGATGTTCGAGACCGCAACCGCCCGCCCGCAGGGCCTCGCCGTGCGCTGTGCCAGGGCTCTGCTCTCGCCGTGGTCGCGGCTGTCGCTGCTCGTCGTGCTGCTGGCCGCGGCGGCGACGTGCGTCCTGCTCTTCGAGCCGCAACGCGTCCTCTCCGACGGTTGGCCCGCGCAGTTGGGCGGCGCCACGGCGGTGGCGCTGTTCGCGGTGGCGTACGGGGCGTGCACCGCCGCGTTCGTGCCGCGGCCGCTGCTCAATCTGGCGGCGGGCGCGCTCTTCGGCTCGCAGGCGGGCCTCGCCGCGGCGATCGCCGGCACGGTGTTCGGTGCCGGGATCGCCTTCGGTCTCGGCCGGATGCTGGGCCAGGACGCGCTGCGGCCGTTGCTCCGGGGGCGCTGGCTGAAGGCCGCGGACGGCCAGCTCAGCCGGCACGGATTCCGCTCGATGCTGGCGGTCCGGCTGTTCCCCGGCGTGCCGTTCGCCGCGGCCAACTACTGCGCCGCCGTGTCGCGCATGGGCTGGCTGCCGTTCCTGCTCGCGACGGGCCTCGGCTCGATCCCGAACACGGCGGCGTACGTGATCGCGGGGGCCCGCGCGTCGACGCCGACGTCGCCCGTCTTCCTGATCGCGATGGGGTTCATCGCGGTGACGGGTCTGGGCGGGGCGACAGTGGCCTGGTTCAAGCGCCACCACTTCCGCGACCGCTGACCGGCCGCCCCCTCGGCCGACTGCCGCCGCATCGCTTCCAGGCTCGTGGCTACAGCGCTTCCAGGACGGTCGCGTTGGCGAGTCCCCCGGCCTCGCACATCGTCTGGAGGGCGTAGCGCGCGCCGCGAGCGCGCATCGCGTGGACGAGGGTGGTCATCAGCCGGGCGCCGCTGGCGCCGAGCGGGTGTCCGAGGGCGAGGGCGCCGCCGTGCACGTTGACCTTCTCCGGGTCGGCGCCGGTCTCCTGCAGCCAGGCGAGCACGACGGCCGCGAAGGCCTCGTTGACCTCGAAGAGGTCGATGTCGTCGAGGGTGAGTGACGCCTTGCGCAGCACCTTCTCCGTCGCTGGCATGATGCCGGTGAGCATGAGGAGCGGGTCGGATCCGGTGACGGCGAAGCTGTGCAGCCTGGCGAGCGGGCGCAGCCCGAGACGCGCGGCGTTCTCGCCGGTGGTGATGAGGAGGGCGGCCGCTCCGTCGTTGACGGGGCTCGCGTTGCCGGCCGTGACGGACCAGTCGATCTGCGGGAAGCGCTCGCCGAAGTGCGGGTCGTAGTAGGCGGGCTTGAGCCCCGCGAGGACGTCGGGGGTGGTGGTCGGCCGTACGGACTCGTCGCGCCGGAGCCCGGCTATGGGCGCGGTCTCGGCGTCGAACAGGCCGGCGTCCCAGGCGCGGGCGGCACGCTGGTGCGAGGTCGTCGCGAACGCGTCCATCCGGTCGCGTCCGATGGACCACTTGGCGGCGATGAGTTCGGCGCTGATGCCCTGCGGGACGAGCCCTTCCGGATACCGCTCGGCAACGCCCGGTCCGAACGGATCCGCCCCTTCGGGCACGTTCGACCACATCGGTACGCGGCTCATCGACTCCACACCGCAGGCGACCGCCATGTCGTACGCACCCGATATGACGCCCTGCGCGGCGAAGTGCACGGCCTGCTGGGAGGAGCCGCACTGCCGGTCGACGGTGGTCGCGGGCACGGACTCGGGGAGGCCGGCCGAGAGCACGGCGTAGCGGGTGGTGTTCATGGCCTGCTCGGCGACCTGGTCGACGGTGCCGCCGATCACGTCGTCGATCAGCGCGGGGTCGATCCCGGTGCGCTCGACGAGCGTGCGCAGGGTGTGGGCGAGGAGTTCGACGGGGTGAACGTCGGCGAGGGCGCCCTGCGGCTTGCCCTTGCCGACGGGGGTGCGTACGGCTTCGACGATGACGGCATCACGCATGGTGCGGGCCTCTTTCGAACACCAGGGAACGACCGGGGAACGCCCGGAAGACGACGGGACGAACGTCGACGGCCGCCCAGCGAGTAGGAATTTCCAACTCACTCTAGCCAGGTGAGTTGGAAATTCAAACCCTCACCTGGATCCGCCCTAGACTGCCCGCATGAAGGATCCACGCCCCTGCTCGATCGCCGACGCCCTCGCGCTGGTCGGCGAGAAGTACTCCCTGCTCGTCCTGCGGGAGGTGTGTCTGGGCAATGAACGCTTCGACCAGCTGGTACGCAACATCGGGGCGCCCCGCGACGTCCTCGCGACACGTCTGCGCCGCCTGGTGGAGGCGGGCATCCTGGAGAAGGAGGCGTACAGCGAGCGCCCTCGGCGTTTCCGCTACCGCCCGACCCGAGCCGGTCTCGAACTGGAGCCCGTGCTCATGACATTGATGGCGTGGGGCGACCGCCACCTGCGGGGAGACACGGACCGCCCGATGGTCCTCGAACACGTCTGCGGCCACGAGCTGGTCCCGGTGGTCACCTGTTCGGCCTGCGGCGACGCGGTCCGGCACGACGATCTCACCGCGCACCCGCAGGCGCCGGGATGGACGACGTCGGGCCCGGCGCCACAGCCGCCGGTCGGCCCTGCCGCCGTCCCGTAACCCTGGCCCGCTACGCTGCCCCCACGACGGGGGGCGTGATCGCCCTGCGCTCCGGTGTTCCGGCGCCCCGCGACCTCTCCCACCCACCCACCTCCGCATTGCCGCAGTGGCCACGCCCTTGAACGACGACCGCTACGACCGCATCCGCGGCCCGATGATCAGTACTTGGACGGCGCAGTTTTCATGTCTTGGCTTGAATCCTTCATCCTCGGGCTCGTCCAGGGGCTGACCGAGTTCCTCCCGAT
This window encodes:
- a CDS encoding thiolase family protein → MRDAVIVEAVRTPVGKGKPQGALADVHPVELLAHTLRTLVERTGIDPALIDDVIGGTVDQVAEQAMNTTRYAVLSAGLPESVPATTVDRQCGSSQQAVHFAAQGVISGAYDMAVACGVESMSRVPMWSNVPEGADPFGPGVAERYPEGLVPQGISAELIAAKWSIGRDRMDAFATTSHQRAARAWDAGLFDAETAPIAGLRRDESVRPTTTPDVLAGLKPAYYDPHFGERFPQIDWSVTAGNASPVNDGAAALLITTGENAARLGLRPLARLHSFAVTGSDPLLMLTGIMPATEKVLRKASLTLDDIDLFEVNEAFAAVVLAWLQETGADPEKVNVHGGALALGHPLGASGARLMTTLVHAMRARGARYALQTMCEAGGLANATVLEAL
- a CDS encoding amidase, which codes for MRVSEYVNHDAVGLAELVAAGEVTPGELMAAAREAVRAVNPEINAVVETWATDDEPAPAPGGAPLAGVPFLIKDLGVAMAGRRTELGSRLAAGHVASADSSLMVRLRRAGLVTFGRTTTPEMAYSITTEPALHGPTRNPWDPRRSAGGSSGGAGAAVAAGIVPVAHATDAAGSLRIPAAHNGLFGLKPTRGRVSVGPDFDEIFNGLGVQGTVSRTVRDSAVLLDRMRGPEPGDPYSAPEPPRPYAQEVSRPPSRPLRIGVLAQAWGGRRTTGPVADAVSRTVRLLESLGHRVAEVRVDLGADWDEFVLADARIMTANLAASLDALAAASGRPLDSTTLEPVTLAGHRYGQRVTGPQLVAALSVRNRVARALARYFGVYDLLLTPTVPEPPPLLGEYGRGAETLDGYGWIERLNDRSPFTTVFNVAGTPAMSVPVTSDAETGMPIGMQFAAGYGEEGLLFRLAGQLEQASPWAGRTPAVWAGSARVL
- a CDS encoding TVP38/TMEM64 family protein, translated to MFETATARPQGLAVRCARALLSPWSRLSLLVVLLAAAATCVLLFEPQRVLSDGWPAQLGGATAVALFAVAYGACTAAFVPRPLLNLAAGALFGSQAGLAAAIAGTVFGAGIAFGLGRMLGQDALRPLLRGRWLKAADGQLSRHGFRSMLAVRLFPGVPFAAANYCAAVSRMGWLPFLLATGLGSIPNTAAYVIAGARASTPTSPVFLIAMGFIAVTGLGGATVAWFKRHHFRDR
- a CDS encoding TetR/AcrR family transcriptional regulator; the protein is MTATTSRPGRVAKLPPRERILDAAEELFQSEGIRRVGVQAIADRAETTKAAIYRHFETKDALVAEWLRIVAADYQAAFDRVEAAHPGDPREQILGLARFIAEGLPTLSYRGCPFINSLAELPDRSHPARQVIEEHKARQTRRLVAMCEEAALPDPAQTAAEITFLLEGAQVSTQNGSIDRAGDRLTGIVEALLDRCRAAGP
- a CDS encoding DNA alkylation repair protein — its product is MSVTVPTAVPRSELADTVLEPLVATYAEAADPERSAQMRAYMKDIAPFLGLTSPVRRDLSRAVLAGTPRPDEKDCAAIALRCWELPEREYAYFAVDCLRRHVKRCSSGFLPVVRHLVTTRSWWGTVDALAAHVVGGLVAADPELRTVMDAWIEDDDLWVARTALLHQLRHRADTDTERLFAYCVRQSGHPDFFIRKAIGWCLREYAKTDPEAVRAFVERERDRLSPLSVREALKNL
- a CDS encoding winged helix-turn-helix transcriptional regulator; this encodes MKDPRPCSIADALALVGEKYSLLVLREVCLGNERFDQLVRNIGAPRDVLATRLRRLVEAGILEKEAYSERPRRFRYRPTRAGLELEPVLMTLMAWGDRHLRGDTDRPMVLEHVCGHELVPVVTCSACGDAVRHDDLTAHPQAPGWTTSGPAPQPPVGPAAVP